The following proteins are encoded in a genomic region of Mus caroli chromosome 18, CAROLI_EIJ_v1.1, whole genome shotgun sequence:
- the LOC110285149 gene encoding igE-binding protein-like — protein sequence MSETKRSERIGAHKKKDMSKKKGPPRKLDKGRDKKGEGENAPPTGKLSNIYPTQDLEALELDSSDSDDLGPSEEAELEEEAAKYEEERYGPDQKVPQKINKKGGIQLSPKPSAPPPYESRYGASSFLPQEELKKIQMAFPVFDTDAGHMHAPIEYRQIKELAESVRNYGVNANFTLVQVERFANIAMTLADWQMTVKAALPNMGQYMEWKALWYEAAQSQARINAVAEDDNQRQWTFELLTGQGQFAANQTNYPWGAYAQISAAAIKAWKALTRKGEAGGHLTKIIQGPREPFSDFVARMTEAAGKIFGDPEQAMPLIEQLVYEQAIQECRTAIMPRKNKGLQDWIRVCRELGGPLTNAGLAAAILQSQKRPSTSKQRACFNCGKIGHLKKNCPLLEQVRVATLCSHCGKGYHKVSECRSVQYIKGRLLPPINESDNRLPKNGVVGPRSQGPHKYGNHRFVKSQSNLEEMNRGESQEWTCVPPPTSYSCHK from the coding sequence ATGTCAGAAACCAAACGGAGTGAGAGAATAGGAGctcataaaaagaaagacatgtctaAGAAAAAAGGCCCTCCCCGGAAGTTAGATAAGGGGAGAGATAAAAAGGGGGAAGGTGAAAACGCGCCCCCTACAGGTAAACTTAGTAACATTTATCCCACCCAAGATTTAGAAGCCCTAGAACTTGATAGCTCAGATTCTGATGATTTAGGTCCTAGTGAAGAGGCAGAATTAGAAGAGGAAGCAGCAAAATATGAGGAGGAAAGGTATGGCCCTGATCAAAAGGTACcgcaaaaaattaataaaaaggggGGCATACAGCTGTCACCCAAGCCCTCAGCGCCTCCACCATATGAATCAAGATATGGTGCTAGTTCCTTTCTGCCTCAGGAGGAATTAAAAAAGATTCAGATGGCTTTTCCAGTCTTCGATACAGATGCAGGACACATGCATGCTCCTATTGAATACAGACAAATTAAGGAACTTGCTGAATCTGTCCGTAattatggagtcaatgccaacttTACCTTAGTACAGGTTGAGAGATTTGCTAATATAGCAATGACTCTGGCAGACTGGCAAATGACAGTTAAGGCTGCTCTACCTAATATGGGACAATACATGGAGTGGAAAGCATTGTGGTATGAGGCTGCCCAGAGTCAGGCAAGAATTAATGCTGTGGCAGAAGATGATAATCAGAGGCAATGGACTTTTGAATTGCTAACGGGTCAAGGACAGTTTGCTGCCAATCAGACTAACTATCCTTGGGGAGCATATGCTCAGATATCGGCAGCTGCCATTAAGGCTTGGAAAGCTCTTACAAGAAAGGGAGAAGCTGGAGGCCACCTTACAAAGATCATCCAGGGCCCCAGGGAGCCATTCTCAGACTTTGTAGCAAGAATGACAGAGGCCGCAGGGAAGATTTTTGGAGACCCTGAACAGGCCATGCCTCTAATTGAACAGCTTGTTTATGAGCAGGCCATACAGGAATGCAGAACAGCAATCATGCCAAGAAAAAACAAGGGATTGCAAGATTGGATTAGGGTATGTAGAGAGCTAGGAGGCCCACTTACCAATGCAGGGCTGGCTGCAGCCATATTACAATCACAAAAGCGCCCCTCTACCAGCAAACAAAGAGCTTGCTTTAACTGTGGAAAAATAGGCCACTTAAAGAAAAACTGCCCCCTCCTAGAGCAGGTTCGAGTGGCTACTCTTTGTTCTCATTGTGGAAAGGGTTATCACAAAGTTAGTGAGTGCCGCTCTGTTCAATATATAAAGGGGAGGCTTTTGCCCCCAATCAATGAATCTGACAACCGCCTACCAAAAAACGGGGTTGTGGGCCCCCGATCCCAGGGCCCTCACAAATATGGGAATCACAGATTTGTCAAAAGCCAGAGCAACTTAGAGGAAATGAACCGGGGGGAGTCTCAGGAGTGGACCTGCGTGCCTCCACCGACTTCCTACTCATGCCACAAATGA